A segment of the Trifolium pratense cultivar HEN17-A07 linkage group LG7, ARS_RC_1.1, whole genome shotgun sequence genome:
CATGGCCAACCAACAGGATTTGAATTCACAGCAGCAACTATTTCTTGTATTGAACAATCCAAGGCTTTATTGAACAATGAGATGCAATCATTAGGGCCCAACTTGGAGTTACTAATGATGTCCTGCACCCCTGAGAAGGAACTAATGTGTGTGTGAACAAGTTCTCGTATTTTCACACACTGGAGGTTGGGTTGTGAGGGTGATTCACCTGCCAGCCATTGCAGCCCTTCTCTTAACCGGGTATCACTGAAAAATCCATCCATGTGTTTTCTCTGCTGGTTTTCCCTgagaaaaacaagaagaaagcTACTAACACGCAATTTATCGATGTCTTGAAGGCCCAGTTCATTGAATATAACAGAAGAGGAATTATTGTATGAGTCACAAAGGATCAGTAGAGGCAAACAAGCACCAGAGGGAATTGACATCAAAAGATTATGGAGATGAACTCTCTGATGGTTCCAAGAGATGCTCTCAGACACTAGAAACAAAATTCCACTTGCCCCTGATACTACCTCATCTTGACTACCAACTGCTGTATCTCTAAGTACAGAGAGGCAGCAGGTAGGATCAATGTCAGATTGACTAGGAATCCATTTCCTCCATATTACCAAGCCAGGAGATGAAATCATCACATCATCATCGCTAGAAGGCATTAACTTCGATGTTAACCACAAGCCTGCGGTCCCCATTTCATGTGTACTGCTCATCTGAGtgcataaaataattttccaGCACAAGCATTTAGCATCTGGATTTCTTCTGCCTAGTGTATCGCCAACTATATTAGAAACATTAAGTCTTGACCGTGAGTTTTCCTGTTTTTCATATCTTTCCCTCATCGTTGTATCAATATCAAACTTGTCAAAGTAACCAGTATTCTGCATCAAAAAaggaaaacataaaataaatcaaatcaacaaTAGCTAGTCATAAAAACTTCCTAATACAGAAAATGAAAATTGCTAAATGATAACTTATGTTAATAGCCGTGGAAGGATGAGTGTATGTGTATCCCACATGGATACCAATCCAATGGTAAAGGAAGAGCAATTTCATTATTCCcctcatattattttttaaaaggaagCTCCATTAGAAGCAATCATCTTTATTTCATCCAATCCGGCAATCCCCAATGCCTCTCACCTAGTAAAGAGCACTTTAATGAAAAATTCACAAAACTCTACTAAACTTACTTCTATACAATGTCGAATTGGGGGGCCCAATGGTAATGAGTTCAGTGCAGCATTTGATGCTAATTGCCTCTCTTCCCTTAACATCTTTAATTTTGACACCCGTCTCCTCCATAACCTGACAGAGCAGACAAGGAAGGAAGATTAAAGTGGATTATTAAGTACATTAGCTTTAAAATAGCAATAAATAAAGATTATTATATGAGTAATTCATATGCCAAAGCCCTAAAATTGTGTAATGGAAGAAGGCAATGCAAACCTTAAGAACAACTTCAGCTTGGCCTCAGCAACTTCTTCATCGTGACAACTTTCTCTAACTTCATGAATTTCATCTTCATATTCAGGGTGAATAAACACAGTGTCAACTTGATGAATTTCATCTTCATGTTCTTGGTGAATAAACAGAGAATCATCCTCGGATACAGTCTGGACACCAGGAGGTGGCAAAGAAAAACTATTAGCTATTGAACTTTCTGGTGGAATAGTTTTTGGTATAACCTCCGATGGCCTGACATCCACATTAGAGGGTGAGTGTCTCCTTGGGGAAGCTTCAAAAGCTTTAAAAGAATTTGTACTCTTCAAACCGCCAATTCTTGTATGTTGCAGTTCAGGCATAATGTTATCAAAGGGGAAGCTCAATGGTGATGGAGGAGTGCTGGCCATATCATAATCTTTCACAGTGTCATGAATATCTTGCATTTCATTAAATGCCTTTCCTGATTTATTTTCCTTTGGAGAGTAAATGGCTTTAGATTCTTGAATTTCCTCATCAAGCTTCTGGACATAATTATTGTTTTCAGCAGCTGAAACTGTCTGGGGCTCATGCTTGTATGCTTTAGTCATCTGAATCTCGTGAATTGAGGGTGAAACATCCTCAACTATCCTCTCAGACCTTTTCTTGTGCACAAGTTTGGAACACTTCGTGGGGTATTCAGTATCAGCATTGAGAAACAGGCCTTCTTTCACCATGTATGGTTCTCCAAATGCTTTTATCAAGAACCCATGATACTCCAAAAGACCCTGTATGTCCTCATCCTAATTACAATGACAAAGGTCAGTTAAGACAAAGTTGGAAAAACATGCTAAAACACatataaaaatggaaaaagatgTAGAGCTCATCCTCACATAAAATATACCTCCATAGCAAGCCAGTTAGCAGTATGAGCAACAGGAAGACCTTGGTTATTCTGTAGACCGCAATGTAGAGAAGCAAGTGCTTGGGTACGCAACTGATCAAAGTGgcaaaaaacataaacattggGATTTCAAATTAGATGTAGCATAGCATTGTAGCTTAGTCACATATTATCAAACCATAACCTATGTTGTCAATCCCGGATCGCAGAGCAGAGAGGCCAACTCCAAAACTGGGATTACGCTGCCCCAGACCGCTATTGACAACATGGTCCATAGCTAAAGTGAACTATAAATTTATTTCAACTGTTGCATAGCAgatttaacataaaataaaattactcaGTCACCCTTCTAAAAGTTACGCACtttttttgacattttaaaGAAAACTCAAAGTCTTTAAGCATGAAAATAGTCagtcatatatcatatattcgAGTGTGAACTGCATATTGTGTAATTAGTTTGCCTCTGATCAACTTAAGCAATTTCCTAAACTTTCCTCGAATGGTTGAGTAAATGCATGCTCAGCCTATACATGGCAGGCCTAAGCTGCTTGTGGAAAAGTACAATCATAGGGTCTTTGTTGagcacaaaataaaaataaaacaatatccCAAATTCCCAATACCTTTGCAAAGTGAGCATGCATTAGACATGCTTGAAGATAAGTTGCTTTTCTTGCAAGCCGAAAGAAGGCAATAAAATTACCTGTTCTGCAAGCtctgcaaaataaaaaacaaaaaaaggttAGACTGCAACCACAATAACAAAGTAACAAGTAACAACATCGATGGGAATCACAACCTTGCTACATTGCGGGCAAATAGAACTTCTGGTGTCTGCCTTATCTCTGGAGTCATCTTAGCAAGATCAAGGGAGAGCTCTGCAGGTTCAACCTAGCATAAGTTACTCATTTCCTTAGAATGTGTATAGCAAATAAAACACTAAAAGGTCAAAGCACTACAAAGGGTACTTACTTTATAACCAGGGTGCTTATCCAATTTAAGAAGAGCATAATAGCCTCGAAACTCTTTTTCTGTGGGAATATCCACTCCTTTCTTTCTGTGATCGTCATACATTTGGAACAGTTCAACTGAAGCTTTGTTCATCTGTTCAATATTGAGGTGAGCATCAAAGCCCTCGGAAAATCCCTCTCCTTTAGTATATTCACATAATTCATGCATTGCAATGATGTGTAATTTTATCTGAAACCAAGGAATTCAACATCTTTGTTAGTCTTTATAATCATATGATACAGCTTTGTACAAATAGATGCATGTTATTGATAAAGGTACCATGAATTATGCTACCAACAAATAAATGTATATTTGGTATTTAATATTCTGAATACATATATAGCTTTAAATTGAACTACCAAAAGCCTTGAATGATATTATCACTAAAGCAAGAGCAATCATCTGGCTTTTA
Coding sequences within it:
- the LOC123894622 gene encoding SAC3 family protein B-like isoform X2 produces the protein MIPTLACSTLDGQSNLSVNYPNFSVGPVQSSVTPPYIDSQNPRPSYKKELNSQGSKRTRSPSSPATNIHENFNEAQKDFRRPSISPPSFGRTSSVPKASPHSQLHQPSFSVSEAAGSRPIISTTPKRTRSPPPSFSARETFEGNSGSLENNSERETSAKAKRLARFKVELSKSEHNNDDVADHTASVSEKKHMGGNLMDSTANFTNGHGISDNEGRETSNVIIGLCPDMCPESERGERERKGDLDQYERVDGDRNVTSRLLAVKKYTRTAEREASLIRPMPILKKTIGYLLTLLDQPYDERFLRIYNFLWDRMRAIRMDLRMQHIFNQGAITMLEQMIKLHIIAMHELCEYTKGEGFSEGFDAHLNIEQMNKASVELFQMYDDHRKKGVDIPTEKEFRGYYALLKLDKHPGYKVEPAELSLDLAKMTPEIRQTPEVLFARNVARACRTGNFIAFFRLARKATYLQACLMHAHFAKLRTQALASLHCGLQNNQGLPVAHTANWLAMEDEDIQGLLEYHGFLIKAFGEPYMVKEGLFLNADTEYPTKCSKLVHKKRSERIVEDVSPSIHEIQMTKAYKHEPQTVSAAENNNYVQKLDEEIQESKAIYSPKENKSGKAFNEMQDIHDTVKDYDMASTPPSPLSFPFDNIMPELQHTRIGGLKSTNSFKAFEASPRRHSPSNVDVRPSEVIPKTIPPESSIANSFSLPPPGVQTVSEDDSLFIHQEHEDEIHQVDTVFIHPEYEDEIHEVRESCHDEEVAEAKLKLFLRLWRRRVSKLKMLREERQLASNAALNSLPLGPPIRHCIENTGYFDKFDIDTTMRERYEKQENSRSRLNVSNIVGDTLGRRNPDAKCLCWKIILCTQMSSTHEMGTAGLWLTSKLMPSSDDDVMISSPGLVIWRKWIPSQSDIDPTCCLSVLRDTAVGSQDEVVSGASGILFLVSESISWNHQRVHLHNLLMSIPSGACLPLLILCDSYNNSSSVIFNELGLQDIDKLRVSSFLLVFLRENQQRKHMDGFFSDTRLREGLQWLAGESPSQPNLQCVKIRELVHTHISSFSGVQDIISNSKLGPNDCISLFNKALDCSIQEIVAAVNSNPVGWPCPEIGLLGKSYDEDRVIKCYLPTLGWSSNVKAQPIIHALQNCKLPTFTDDLSWLARGSKLRQEIENQKTQLENFLIQYLTHTGNMMGISLAAKEAHVITQRCARLELCGTSYRVVPHWGMIFRRIFNWRLIGLSSRGEVSSAYISECHHNVALQNVGTVACLSPPYYPDISLDEMISLSCDFPLANDGRPRPEALQRLPQMDFDDETTNSRDAERNLRLDELPSMTTASMYDINNAKSEALMSRQPNKEADKLSKLLEQCNLLQDGIDKKLFVYF